CCAGTACATCGGCGGCATCGAGCACGCCGTGCTCCACCTCCTCTACGCGCGCTTCTACACGAAGGTCCTCCGCGACCTCGCCCTTGTGAAGGTGGACGAGCCCTTCACCGCGGTCCTCACGCAGGGCATGGTCATCAAGGACGGGGCCAAGATGTCGAAGTCCAAGGGCAACGTCGTGGACCCGGACGAGCTCATCCACACGTATGGCGCCGACACCGCGCGACTCTTCTCGCTCTTCGCGGCGCCGCCCGAGAAGGACCTCGAGTGGAACGAGCACGGCGTCGAGGGCGCCTCGCGCTTCCTCAACCGCGTCTGGCGCTTCGTGCTCGCGCACATTGATGAGCTCGGTCGAGCGCCGTCGGAGACGGTGACTGCCCACGCGCGAACCGGGGGGGCGGTCGGGGGGGGCGTCTCGCCCCACCCGACGTCGGATATCGGCCGGGCGTTCCGGCGGACGATCCACGAGACGATCCAGCGCGTCACCGACGACATCGAGCACGGCTTCCACCTCAACACCGCGATCAGCGCGGTCATGGAGCTCGTGAACGCGCTGTACGCTTTCGACGCGGCGCCGGCGGACGGGGCGCCCGCCGGCGAGCGGGCGCGGCTCATGCGCGAGGCCATCGAGGCGATCCTGCTCCTCCTCGGCCCCTTCTGCCCGCACGTCGCGGAGGAACTCTGGTCGCAGCTCGGTCACGCGGAGAGCCTCTTCACGCGGGCGTGGCCGCGGGCGGACGCCGCGGCGCTGCGCAAGAAGGACGTCACGGTCGTCGTGCAGGTGGACGGCAGGGTGCGCGGCCGGCTCACCGTGGAGGTGGACGCTGCCGAGGAGCGCGTCCGCGAGCTGGCGCTCGCCGACGAGAAGGTGAGGCCCTGGG
The sequence above is a segment of the Candidatus Methylomirabilota bacterium genome. Coding sequences within it:
- a CDS encoding class I tRNA ligase family protein — encoded protein: EAEANLPVVLPRDVQLSGKGGSPLADVAHFVNARCPKCGGPARRETDTMDTFVESSWYFLRYCSPHYEGGMFERRAAEYWMPVDQYIGGIEHAVLHLLYARFYTKVLRDLALVKVDEPFTAVLTQGMVIKDGAKMSKSKGNVVDPDELIHTYGADTARLFSLFAAPPEKDLEWNEHGVEGASRFLNRVWRFVLAHIDELGRAPSETVTAHARTGGAVGGGVSPHPTSDIGRAFRRTIHETIQRVTDDIEHGFHLNTAISAVMELVNALYAFDAAPADGAPAGERARLMREAIEAILLLLGPFCPHVAEELWSQLGHAESLFTRAWPRADAAALRKKDVTVVVQVDGRVRGRLTVEVDAAEERVRELALADEKVRPWVASRRVEKVVVVPNRLVNIVTRA